A single window of Nicotiana sylvestris chromosome 5, ASM39365v2, whole genome shotgun sequence DNA harbors:
- the LOC138869286 gene encoding uncharacterized protein, producing the protein MTSTPAAPPPRGGGQTGRVRLRGGGQAARGQPAIAQSGGGQPANAPARFYALSARPDALASYAVITSIISIGGRDALVLFDPRSTYSYVSSLFARFLVISPEPLGTLIHVSTPMGDFVVVDRIYQSCMVTFCDFETRADLLLLDMIDFEVILGMDWLSPYHAVLDCHAKTVSLVM; encoded by the coding sequence ATgacttcaacaccagctgccccgccACCCAGAGGTGGAGGGCAAACTGGTAGGGTCCgtcttagaggtggaggtcaggcagcgagaggtcagccagctattGCTCaatcaggtggaggccagccagccaacgctccagccagattctacgCCCTTTCGGccaggccagatgcattggcctcatatgccgtcatcacaagtattatctCCATCGGCGGTAGAGATGCTTTGGTATTATTTGACCCAAgatctacttattcatatgtatcatccttgtttgctcgtttcctggttatttctcctgagcctttgggcactcttattcatgtgtccactcctatgggtgattttgtggttgtggatcgaATCTACCAGTCCTGTATGGTCACATTTTGTGATTTtgagactagagcagatctcttgttgcttgacatgatcgactttgaggtcatcctgggcatggattggttgtctccctaTCATGCCGttctagattgccatgccaagactgtttcaTTAGTGATGTAA